TTATGCGGTGTCAGCGTCGCCTCGGCAATTGGGCGCCGATGATCGGCGCAATCTTGTCGGCCAGGTATGCGTGCCCGGCGTCGTTGGGATGCACACCGTCGGGCCCGATCAGGTCCGGTCGGTCAACGAACCAGCGGTCGGCGATCGGGTCGACGAACGCTGCTCCGGCACCGTGGGCGGTGGCGTTGAGGATGTCGCGGACCTGCAGCACGGATTCGGGTACATCCGCGGTCGGCCACGGCGGCCCGATCACCAGGAGCCTTGCGGCTGGCGTGATGCGGCGTGCCAGATCGAAGGCGTTGCGGGCCATTTCGGCCAGCAGACCCGCGTCGACGCCTTGGTCGTTGCGGGAGCCGAAGAACACCACCAACACGTCGTCAGGCTTGACAGCCCGCGCGGTCAAATCCACGAAAACGCTGCCGTGGTCCCCTGGAACGGCGTAGCCGGCGCGGCCCTCGGCTGCCACGTCGGCCACAACCTGCACCCCCTGGTGCGACAGTGTCTGCCAGGTCAGAGCCGTCCAGCATTTCGCCCCCAGGCCACCCTCATCGGTGCCGGCGGTATACGAGTCGCCGACAACCGCGACGTGGTTTGGCGGTGAACTACGGCCCACCATCTCGTAGCGCCACGTGGGCGTTGCATGCTCGACGACCGCAACCATTACCACGGTGAGGCAGATGACGAACGTGGCCACCCGACTCACTGCTACCTCCACTGCCCATGCGATGGGCGGCGAGCACGACTTGCTCGGCGCACCGAAAACGCGCTACGACTCTAGCTGAGACATCGCCCGGCACAGCATAATTGGCCGGCCCACGCAACCGTCAGACGGCTCGCGCAGAAACCGCCGCCTTTTGCGCTGCCAGGACCTCGTCGATGGGTTCGAGCTCAGTGCTCACCGGATCCCACAACCGGTCGATCTGCGGCTTCGGGCTGGTATCCCTGACGTCGACCATCCTGCGCATCCACTGACGGGCGGGTTCTTCGACGACGTGATACAGCATGATTGCGACCCCGACCGCGATCACGAGCAGACCGACGACGTTCCATTTCCACGGGAAGCTCTGCAGTGGGAGCTCGAACTGTTCGGCAGCCCATCCCCAGGCCGTGTGCACCAGCTCGTGCACCATATACAGGCAAAACGAGATCTGCCCGCCGTAAACCATCAGCCGGGTCGACAGCAGGCGCGGCAGGCTGCCCACCCCGATGGCCAATGTGATCACCAACGGAACGAACAGCACGTCGACCACCCCGCCACTGTCTTGGACGCCCGTGATCGGATGTGCGTCAAGCAGGTAGAGGATACCGACGAGGGCAACGATAAGCAGCACCGACAGATACCCCGCGGCGCGGCGTGCACGGTCGGTGAGCCGCAACCTGCGCACGGCGGCACAGGCCAGCGCGCCCGCGGTGAACTGCGTGACGATGCGCGGCAGCCAGCTCCACGGTGTGTAGAACTGCCCACTGGCCAGCAGCAGAACGACCGGCGGCAGCGATGCGGCGATGGCCAGCCAAATAAGGCTGCGCGCCCTGGTGGCGTGCTTCATCCGGAAGATCGCCAGCACGAGCCCGCCGAACAGCAGATAGGCCAGCCATTCCGCGCTGATCGACCAAGCCGGCCCGTCCCAGCTTGAACCGTCGAAGAACGGCTGAAACCACAGTTGCACCAGCAGGATCTGGCGTACATAGCTGGTCGCGGTGAGCTGACCCGCATCCGGCGAGGGCACATGGCCAACGTGCAGCGTGAAAATCACCCACAGCGCTGCCAGGTGCAACGTGACCAGATAGATCGGCCACACTCTGGCCAGCCGCAGCCACAAGAAATGCGCGGTCGCACGGGCCGACCAGGTCCGGCCCATGCGCTCGAGGTAGTTCCAGGTCAGCACGAATCCGCTGAGGATGAAGAACAGGTCCACGCCCTGTGCGCCGCAGTTCAGCACTGGCGCAAGCGCGTCGCGGAATTCGGGCGACGCGTCACCCAACATCGGCCGGAAGTGAAACAACACCACCCATACCGCGGCGACGATGCGCAGTCCTGTCAGGGCCTTGATCTCTCCGCTGCGCACGATGCTCATTCCGTATGGACTCTGCTGTTTCGTTCGCCTACTTGTTCGCTGGCCGGGCGGTCAGTATCCGCGCGACGTGGCGCCGGCAGCCTAAGCAGACTAACAGCGTGACCGGGCGGATGCCGTGGAAGGGAGCGGTGTGGCTTCTCCAGAAAGCCATGTCTCGGCACGGTGCCGGCCAGCGCGCCTGACCGCCGATCCATACTTGAACAGGTGTGGATTACCGTGTGCCAGTGCATGTTTCGCCATATGTTGGCGCAGCGCCGGCATATCACGACAGGCCCGGACTGCTCCATCGCCCGCGCCTTGCGGCCCAGCGGCAAACTATTGACTGATTCCAGAAAAGGAGTCATATTTTCTATGTGTCCTCGAGGCCGGACTACGCAGAGAAGCTGCGTATGGCCGATCTACGCGTGACGCGCCCCCGAGTCGCCGTGCTCGAGGCGGTCGAGGCGCATCCGCATGCCGACACCGAAACAATTTTCGAAGTCGTGCGTTCCGGCTTGCCGAGGGTCTCCCGCCAGGCCGTGTACGACGTGCTGCATGCGCTGACACGGGTGGGTCTGGTACGGCGAATCCAGCCGTCCGGCCTCGTTGCGCGCTACGAATCGCGCGTCGCCGACAACCACCACCATGTTGTCTGCCGGTCCTGCGGGGCCATCGCAGACGTCGACTGCGCCGTCGGTGAGGCACCGTGCCTGACCCCGTCGGAGGACAACGGCTTTGAGCTCGACGAGGCCGAGGTCATCTACTGGGGCCTGTGTCCCGACTGTTCGACGCCCTGATCCCTTGTCACCTACCCCTGAAAGGAAGGACCAAGTGTCCGAAAGCGAAAACCCGGTAATCGAGGCTCCCACCCCAACGGCCCATCGGCCGATGACGAACCGAGACTGGTGGCCGAACCAGCCAGACCTGTCGGTTCTGAAGAAGCACGCGCCTCAGGCCAACCCGATGGGTGAGGGTTTCAACTATGCGGAGGAGTTCAAAAAACTCGACGTCGAAGCGCTCAAGCGCGACCTCATCGAGGTGATGACCACGTCGCAGCCCTGGTGGCCCGCCGACTACGGCCACTACGGGCCGCTGTTCATCCGGATGAGCTGGCATGCCGCCGGCACCTACCGCATCCACGACGGCCGTGGCGGCGGCGGCGAAGGCGCACAGCGCTTCGCTCCCCTCAACAGCTGGCCCGACAACGCCAGCCTCGACAAGGCGCGCCGGTTGCTCTGGCCTGTGAAGAAGAAGTACGGCAAGAAGATCTCCTGGGCCGATCTGATCATCTTCGCCGGCAACGTTGCCTACGAATCCATGGGATTCAAGACCTTCGGCTTCGCGTTCGGGCGCGAGGACATCTACGAACCCGAGGAGATCTTCTGGGGTCCTGAGGACACCTGGCTCGGCGACGAGCGTTACAGCGGCGAGCGCAACCTGGCGGAGCCGCTTGCCAACGTTCAGATGGGCCTGATCTACGTGAACCCCGAGGGACCCAACGGCAAGCCCGATCCGCTCGCCGCGGCGATCGACATCCGGGAGACCTTCCGCCGGATGGCGATGAACGATGTCGAGACCGCTGCGCTGATTGTCGGCGGCCACACGGTGGGCAAGACCCACGGCGCCGGTCCGGCTGACCTCGTCGGCCCGGAGCCCGAGGCCGCGCCGATCGAGCAGCAAGGCCTGGGCTGGAAGAGCGCCTACGGCACCGGTGTCGGCAAAGACGCGATCACCAGCGGCATCGAGGTGGTCTGGACGCCCACACCCACCAAGTGGGATAACAGCTACCTGGAGACGCTGTACAAGTACGAGTGGGAACTGACCAAGAGCCCGGCGGGTGCGTGGCAATACGTGGCAAAGAACGCCGAGCCGGTGGTGCCGGATCCCTTCGATCCTTCGGCGAAGCGCCTGCCGACAATGCTGGTGACGGACCTCTCCCTGCGGATGGACCCGATCTACGGCAAGATCACCCGCCGCTGGCTCGATCACCCCGAGGAGCTTGAGGAGGAGTTCGCCAAGGCGTGGTACAAGTTGTTGCACCGCGACATGGGACCCATCTCGCGCTACCTGGGCCCGTGGGTTCCAGAACCGCAGCTGTGGCAAGACCCCGTACCCCAGGTCGACCACGAGCTGATCGATGAGGCGGACATCGCCGCGCTCAAGGCCAAGCTCCTGCAATCGGGATTGTCGATACCCCAGCTGGTCACCACCGCGTGGGCTTCGGCGGCCAGCTTCCGCGGCACCGACAAGCGCGGCGGTGCCAACGGGGCGCGAATCCGCCTTGCACCGCAAAAGGATTGGGAAGTCAACAACCCGCCTGAACTGGCCAAGGTGTTGCCGGTACTGGAGAAGGTCCAGCAGGACTTCAACAACTCGCAGTCCGGCAACAAGAAGGTCTCGCTGGCTGACGTGATCGTGCTGGGCGGCTGCGCAGCGGTCGAGCAGGCGGCGAAGAAGGCCGGGTTCGACATCACGGTCCCGTTCGCGCCGGGGCGCACCGACGCCACGCAGGAGATGACCGACGTGGAGTCCTTCTCGGTGCTCGAACCCAAGGCCGACGGGTTCCGCAACTACCTGCGGGCCGGCGAAAAAGCCTCGCCCGAGCACCTGTTGGTGGACCGCGCATACATGTTGAACCTGACTGCTCCGGAAATGACGGTCCTGGTCGGCGGCATGCGGGCCCTGGGCGCCAACTACGGTCAAACCAAGCACGGGGTGTTCACCGATCGGCCCGAGACGTTGACCAACGACTTCTTCGTCAACCTCTGCGACATGGACAACGAGTGGAAGGTGTCCGAGTCGACGGAAAACGTCTACGAGGTTCGTGATCGCGCCACCGGCCGGCTCAAGTGGACGGCCACCGCCGTTGACCTCGTGTTCGGTTCGAACTCGGTGTTGCGCGGCCTGGCCGAGGTGTATGCGGCCGACGACGCGCAGGAGAAGTTCGTCCAGGACTTCGTCGCTGCGTGGGTCAAGGTGATGAACCTCGACCGGTTCGATCTGCGTCGCTGACGCCGTGATGGTCGGCGCCTCGCGAGCTCGCCAAGGCTTGCGGGGCGCCGCCGTGCTCGTCGGTTTCGCAGGTGACTACGGCCGCTCGAAGTGCTGGTAGTCGACGGGCGATGTCCAGTGACCGCCCCATCGCCAGCCCCGATCGGTGAACACCCGCACGGCCGGGTCCCCGTCGTGCAGGATTCCGGGATCGGTCCGGCTGCGGTCCAGGTAAGCCGCGGCGTTCTTCGGTTCGAACGCGCCCTCGGCGTCGATGGACGGGTTGAACAGCGGGTTGAGGTCCACGGCTCGCCCGTAGGCGTGCTGCGACCACTGGCCGCTTCCCGGGATAGCCCGGCAGTTGTAGGCCGACGTGTTGTTGTCCTCCATCGACAATTCGTCGGCCGCTGCCGGATAGTGGTCGACGGTGCGGATCTTTGCGATCGGATAGTGCAGCTGATACAGCTGCTCGAAAATCGCGATCACCTCGGCCACTAGGTCTTCGTTCACGATCAGCTGGCCGCGGTGCGCCTGGAGGTCCACACCGATGTGTTCGACCTCGACCCGCCGCAACTGCCCCGGTTCAACGGGGCATCCAGGCCGCCAGCTGGCACCCAGCTCGGCGGCGGTGACCGGGCTTATCGTCGGCCCGGCGGGTGCTCTCGGCGCGCCGATAGACGCTGCAGGAGCCGGCGACGACGCTGCGGACGGCGCTGGCGCGTTGGCGCAGCACGGCAAAGCCACGCCGGCCGCGGTCAACACCACCAGTACGGCGATCCTCCGCCTGGTGAAGCGCGATCGGCCCCCGTCGTCACGATGTGGATCCATTGACGTGTCCACGCAGCGTCAACGCTAGCGGATTCATGTTGCGAGGCCGACGTGTCAGACCGCGGGTGCATGGTTGCGGCAAGCACGACGAGAGACATCTCAGGAAGTTGAAAGTCAAGCCGCATGTGGGAGAGGAGGTGGAAACGCCCGGTGTTCGTCGTAGAGTTGGCCGGTTTGCAGGCAGTGATGAAGCTGGCCGAGAAACTTGTTGAACAAGTGCCGTTGGGCTTGGCGGTTCCAGTCTCCGGCCGCGCGGCGGGCATCGAAGTGGCGACGTGCACCAGGCGAGCTGCGCAACGACGCCAGCGCCCAGATCGAACCCACAGCGGCCAGGCGCCGGTTTTTGATATGCCGATGCAGCACCACGGTTTTCTTGCCGCTGGCGCGGGTGATCGGGGCCGATCCGGCGAAGGCTTTCAAGCCACGGGCATCGGCGAAACGGGACCGGTCGTCGCCGATCTCGGCCAGCACCCGGGCACCGGTGAGGTTCCCCAGCCCGGGAAAGCTGGTGATGATCGCGGCGTCCGGGTGCAGCTCAAAATGGGCGCTCGCCGCCTCGGCCAACTCGTCGGCCGCCGCACAGGCGGCGTCAAACTGACGCAGCAGCGCATCCAGCTGGATCCCCATCGCGTTTTCCACCACTGGCGGCTGGTGCAGGTAGGTGTCGGTGAAAATCTGGCGCAGCCGCTCGACATCACGATCCAGGTCACGACGGCGGCCGGCCTTGATCAGCAGCTTGCGCAGCCGTGCCGGGCTCAGCTTGGCGGCCTGCGTAGGAGTCGGTGCGGCGGCCAGGATGGCCCGGGCATCGGCGCGGGCCAAACCCCCGCTGGGCAGCTCGGCAAAGGCGATAAGGGCGGCCGGATAGAAGTCGCCCAGCAGATCACGGATTTGGTTGCCGATCTGTTGGCGCGACCACACCGCGTCTTGCTGAGCTCGGGCCAGCACCCGGATGGCCTGCGCCAGGCCGGTGTCGGCTGGCAGCGGCCGATGCGCGCGGGCATCGGTGCGCACGATGTTAGCCAGCAGCACCGCATCGGTGGCATCCGATTTGGCCCCCGACACCCCATACCGTGCGCGATACCGCGAGGCCGCCAGCGGGTTGATCGGATAAAGCACCCGCCCGGTCTCCCGCAGGGCGGCCACCCACAACCCACGGTCGGTTTCGATGCCCACCGGCATCGGCTGGGTAGCGGTGTCACCGGCCTCAGCCAGCAGCATCAACAGCTGCGCAAAGCCGCCGCGTCATTGCCGACCCGTCCGCGCGCCACCACACGCCCGTCGTCATCGACGACCGCGACATCGTGGTGATCAGTAGCCCAATCAATTCCACAAAACAGCGCCAAGGCATCCCTCCTGAAATCGGTGATTCTGTTGTCCCCGGGGGAGTTGTGCGGCGCCCTAATCGCAGGACTCGACGGTCCGTCATCTCAGTAGCCGTCCATGACTCCAGCCCACCGCAAGACCTCGTTCTTTCGAAGAGCTCAAGGCTCGGGAACAATATTCGGGAAGTCAACCCCGCAGCGGGCTCGGGCAACGGAATCTCACCACCACGGCGCGTGATCTACCGCCAGGCGCGCCGTTCTCTCGCAAGTCGTCGAACGACGGGAGACACCAGGCGTCACCCGGCGGCAGACCTCGTCAGGAACAGATCCTGGTCCTCCGACCGCTAACCCATCCCTACCAACCGATTAGGAGACGTTCCAAATGTGCTGGATGTGCGACCACCCGGGTAGCACCATGTGTCGACCGCCACGATGATGGGACCACCTTGAGCGGGGTTTAGCCAGTCGCATGGGACCACCCGTTTGCCAGTGATGGGACCACCGGCGTGTCGTACGTCCGGGGTCGCTCGATTACTGGGTCGGATCACTTCATGTCGATCGATGTGAAGGAGGTCCGCTGAATGTATCGGGAGGTTTCGGTGATCGAGGTACGTGAGTTGTTGCGGGTGTGGATGTCGGGGCGGCTTGCGCCGGGTGGCTGCGTTGGCCGGGGTGGATCGTAAGACCGCACGCAGCTATACGAATGCGGCGGCGCTGGCCGGGTTGGACCGCGGTGGTGCTCTTGATCAGCTCACCGATGAGCTGATCGGCGCGGTGATCGAGGCGGTGCGGCCGGACCGGCCGGATGGCCACGGCCAAGTGTGGGAAGTGTTGCGCGCCAATCACGATCAGATCGTCAAGTGGGTGGAAGAGGGCCTGACGGTGGTCAAGATCTGTGACCTGTTGGAGCGGCGCGGCACGGCGGTGCCCCAGCGGACGTTGCACCGGTACTGCACGCAGTGCACCGAGTACCGGGGCCGTCGCAGCGCTGGCACGGTGCCGGTGGTCGATGGTGAGCCCGGCGTGGAGTGCCAGATCGACTTCGGCCGGATGGGCAAGATCTTTGATGCCGAATCGGGGCGCAACCGAGTGGTGCACGCGCTGATCTTCACCGCGGTGTATTCGAGGCACATGTTCGTGTGGCTGACGTTTAACCAGACGCTGGAGGCGATTGTCGCCGGCTGCGAGGCGGCCTGGCAGTTCTTTGGCGGTGTCTTCAAGGTGTTGATCCCTGATAACATGACACCGATTGTGCCCAAGGCAGATTCGACCGATCCGCAGTTCAGTGTGGGTTGGACGGAGTACTCGCAGGTCCGTGGATTCTTCACCGATCCGGCCCGGGTTCGTCACCCCCAGGACAAGCCGCGGGTGGAACGTATGGTCCAGTACGTGCGGGGCAACTTCTTCGCCGGCGAAGACTTCGCCGACCTCGCCGACGCTCAGGCCCGAGCCCAGGTGTGGTGTGCCGGCAAGGCCGGCCAGCGCATCCACGGCACCACCTGTCAACGCCCGGCGGTGGTGTTCGCCGAGCGCGAGGCCGCACTGCTGCTGCCCGCCCCAGCAGCGGTCTACCAGGTGCCGATCTACGCTGAAGCCAAGGTGCACCGCGACTACCACATTCAAGTCGATCGGGCATTGTATTCAATCCCCGAACACCTTCGCGGGCAGACCGTTTCGGTGCGCGCCGACGGCGAGTTGGTCAAGGCGTTCCACGGCGGAAAGCTGGTCAAGACTCATCCCCGCCAGCCCGCCGGCGGACGTTGCACCGACCCGGCTGATCTGCCCGCTGACAAGACCGGCTACGCGATGCGGGACCTGACCCGGCTGATCGCCACCGCGGCCGCCACGGGGCTGATATCGGCATCTACGCCGAACGTCTGCTCGATCACCAGCTGCCGTGGACACGCATGCGCCAGGTGTACCGGTTGTTGGGGCTGGTCAAACGCTACGGCGCGGCCCCGGTGAACACCGCCTGCGGGCGGGCATTGGAGCTCGATGTGGTCTCGGTGTCCAAGATCGCCGCGATGCTGCACAAGGCCACCGAGAACACCCCAGCCGAGGCGCCGCGGGCGGCCACCGGGCTGGCTCCGGCCCGGTTTGCCCGCGACCCGGGTGAATACCGCAGCCAAGGCAGGCAGCGGCCCGACTGGATGAGCGTCATCGACGGCGGCGCCACCCCCACCGGTCGCAACGCAACCCAGGGGCTGTGATCGGCATGGCGACCAAACCTGTTGTCACCGACCCGATCTCGACTGACCTCAAGCGAGTGATGCGCCAACTCAAACTTGGGCGGATGCTCGACACCCTGCCCGAGCGGCTCACCTTGGCTCACCAGCGGCACCTGTCACACGCGGCTTTTTTGGAGCTGATCCTCGCCGATGAGGCCACCCGCCGCGACAACAGCTCAGCCGCCCGCCGCGCCCGCGAGGCGGCCTGGATGCGACCATGCGCCTGGATTCCTGGGACGATTCGGCCGCCGTCAGCTACGACCGCACCCTGTGGACCGACTTGACCAGCCTGCGGTTTCTCGACGGCCCCCACGGCGCTCTGCTGCTGGGACCGGTCGGGGTAGGCAAAACGCATCTGGCCACCACACTCGGACACATCGCCGTGCGGCGACGCATCCCCACCCTGATGTTGCGTGCTGATGCAATGTTCAAGCGGCTCAAAGCATCCCGACTCGACAACAGCACCGAAGCCGAGATGCGCCGCCTGGCTCAAGTCCGGCTGCTGATCATCGACGACTTCGCCCTGCAGCCGATGGACGCTACCGCGACCGCCGACTTCTACGAGCTTGTCGTGGCCCGCCACCAGCGAGGCTCCACCGTGCTGACCTCCAACCGCAGCCCTGACGAATGGCTGGCCGTCATGACCGACCCCCTGCTGGCCCAATCCGCTGTCGACAGGGTCACCTCAACAGCGCATGAACTCATCATCGAAGGACAGTCCTACCGGCGCCGCCAAAAGCCCTCAGTTGACACCAGGCCGAACGACCGCCGATCATCGCCAGTGAGCCAAACAGGTGGTCCCTAGTTGCTGGCCAACCGGTGGTCCCATCCTCGTGGCAAATGACAACCATGCAGGAATATCTGGCGGAGGTGCGCAAGACGATGCTCAGGCACGGCTGGGCGGTGCAGTATGTCGAGGATGCTCGCGTGCCCTATGCGTACACGGTCGGTCTGACTCGCCATGACGTGCCCGAGTTGTTGGTGACCGGCGTGCCGCCGCAGCGAGCAGTCCGGTTGTTAAACCTCGTTGGCGAGCGATCGGTGCGTGAAGGCCCACCCGCGCCCGGTGTGCAGATCGAGATTCGCCCCGGTCCGCTTCTCGAGGTAGTCGAAGTGGAGCACCCCGATGCGCACATGAACTGCGCCGCAGCGATATTCGGTAACGAGCTGAGGGCATTGCAGCTGGTTTGGGCCGACCGCCGGGGTCGGTGGCCGTGGGGTCCCGGGTTCAACGATGGTCGCGGCAGCCAGCCGGTGCTTGGTGCGCGGACCATATCGAGCTGACCTGCGATCTGGGCACGTGCTGCTGACAGCGGCGCCAAATGCTTGTTGCCTCTGTACTCCGGCCGGGGCACGGCGGCACGGCTCGGGCGGCGGCCGCTACCCTGAATGACTCGTGGGCTTTTCTGCACCACCACAAGAGCTGTACACCTCCGTCGACCCGGGTCGAAGCGTGTCGGTTTGGGTTCGCTGCGGCGGTCCCGTGGTCTTGGCCGGGGCGCTAATGCTCTATGCGCTCGTTTATGTGCACTGGCCTCGGCTGGCCGTACAAGTCGACCTGCAGGTGTACCGCTTCGGCGCGATGCGGGTCCGAGACGGGCTTGACCTGTATTCGATTGGACTGACCGGCAATTCCAAGGAGCTGCTGTTCATCTACCCGCCGTTCGCCGCGCTGGGCTTTTTGCCGCTCGCGCTCATTGCCGAGGTTTCCGCCCAGGCACTCTGGTTGGTGCTTATGTGCGTCCTGGTCTTCTATGTGGTGTGGCGCATGCTGGCATCGTTGCGAGTTACCCAGCCGGATGGGTTGTGGGCCCTCACGGCGCTGTTGGTGGGTCTGGTCGCCTGGTTGGAACCGTTTCGGCTCTCGTTGCAGCTCGGACAGATCAACATTGCCATCCTCGCCATCGTGGTCGCCGATCTGCTAACTCCAGCACAGCGCAAGTGGGCGGGAGTTGGCGTTGGCTTGGCGGCAGGTATCAAGCTCACGCCCGCCTTATTCATTGTGTACTTGGCCGCGGTTGGGCGCGTGCGTGCCGCACTGATGGCTGCCGCAACGTTTCTTATCACCGTGGTGATCGGATTCGCTTTTCTGCCAAAGGATTCCGAGTACTACTGGTTGCGCCGAGGCTTTCATGACGTTGGCCGGATTTCACATGATCCGTTTGCCAACACCAGCGTGGAGGGCCTGCTGCACCGTCTCCATGTCCCCGCCATGGTGGGCACCGGTATGTCGGCTGCGCTGGCTGCGGTCGCTGTCGCGCTCGCCGTGATGGCGTACCGACGTGGCCATGCAGTACTGGGACTCGCCCTGGTGGGGATGGCCTCGGCCGCCGCCTCGCCGTTCAGTTGGAGCCATCACTGGGTGTGGTTCGCACCGTTGATGGTTCACCTCGGATACCGGGCCTGCGTCGTGCGCAGCAGATACTCGGCGCTGACGCTGTTGTTGCTGTGCGCGCTACTTGCAGGCTGGTTCACCTCGGCACCCGGAGGCGATATCCGCGAGGCAAGCGTGCTCTCACTGCGGCCCGGCGGGGTGTGGAACGCCATCATCCCCGGCAGCTATGTACTGGTCTTCCTGGCGGTGCTGGCCTACACGGCCGTCTGGCTTTGGCGCTCGGCGAGGGTTTCCCAGCCGGGTCCGGATCGCGAGCCACAACTTGCGCTACAAGCGTCGTGACGCCTCCGGGCCCGCAGAAGGTGTCAGCCGACGCAACCATCGAGGTAATCTGCCGCTAGCGTGCAGCGGTCCAACGCACATGCAGCACCGGCGGCTTGCGAAATACCATACCGCGCGGCGCATTTGGGTGTCTTGGGTCGAGCTGCAGGCCGGGCAGGCGATCCAGCAGTCGAGCGATGGCAATCGCGGTCTCGGTCCGGGCGAGCTGAGCGCCGAGGCAATAGTGCGATCCCTGAGCGAAAGCCACGTTGAGCCGGGCGTTGGCCCGGTACACGTCAAACCGGTCCGGGTCAGTGAAGACAGCGGGATCACGGTTGGCGCCGGCAAGCGACACCACCACCAGGTCCCCGCGCCGGATGTGGGCGTCGGCGAGCTCGACATCGCACGTGGCGTATCGGTCGACGGACGCGGCAGCGGGCTCGAGGCGGAGGGACTCCTCGATCGCATTCGCCAACAGATCGGGCCGGTCGTGCACGGCCGCGAGCGCCTCGCGATCGTCAAGCAGGTGCCGGACGGCGTTGAGGATCATGCCCGCCGTGGTGTCGACACCCCCGAACATCAGCACCGCGGCATTCGATGCCACCTCCTCGGGGCTCAGGCCATCGGGTGCCCGGGCGGCGCGCGCCAGCACGGACTGAGGCTCGTCAAGCGCCCGCAGCACGGCGGAACGCAGCCGGCCGAAAGCTTCCTGCCCGGCCGCGCTCACCGGCCGGC
This Mycobacterium xenopi DNA region includes the following protein-coding sequences:
- a CDS encoding cytochrome P450, translated to MRELDEDPHPLLARLRAREPVTWLAALNGWLITRYDLTVRVLRDPATFTVDDPRFSTSRVVGPSMLSLDGAAHARHRGAFASGFYPAHARGPFSRLIETEADRLISAIRPAGGAELRRQFAGPLAVAVVTEALGLRGVEADAVLSWYAAIVAAVSEATGGRPVSAAGQEAFGRLRSAVLRALDEPQSVLARAARAPDGLSPEEVASNAAVLMFGGVDTTAGMILNAVRHLLDDREALAAVHDRPDLLANAIEESLRLEPAAASVDRYATCDVELADAHIRRGDLVVVSLAGANRDPAVFTDPDRFDVYRANARLNVAFAQGSHYCLGAQLARTETAIAIARLLDRLPGLQLDPRHPNAPRGMVFRKPPVLHVRWTAAR